The genomic segment AGCAGCCTTCAATGCCTGCTCTGACTGACTCTATCAACTACACTATCGACTCAACTTCATAACACTAATACCTGCGCTGATCTTGTTCTTTATTACATATGGATTTCCTACGGTGTTTATAGCAGCCATGCCTCTTCCCATTTTTACCAGTTaggcaacattttgtttttgtcacagtAAAATCTGCAGAAACATATTAAAGAAATGATTCGTCTTAAATGAGATGAATAACCATAcgtgaaacacacacatcccTACCTTCTTCAGCACGCTGTCGGACTCAGTCCTGCGGAGGTCCACTGACTCCTCTCCCTCTTCCTTTTCTCCATCTGACAGTAAGAGGAGGTGAAGGCTTTTAAAGGTTGGTCATGATAAATACAGCTGCTGTGATGACGGCAGAGTCAGTCTCACAGGAGAGTGAACACCTGCCCTGACATCTTTGATGACCTGCTCGTGTCTTACTCTTGCTGCTGTTCATCTGATGACTGTCGAAGCCTCCAAACGTCTCCGCTCGTCTGGGCAGGCAGACTGGTCCCACGGCGCCCCCTGTCAGGCCGCCTGGACCGCAGGCCGCTGCACCAAAACCTCCGCTGACCAAAGCATGCAGGGCCTCCACTGACAGAGAGGAACAGGTTTGAACACGTCATCTCTGAGATGCACATGATGAGAAGTAACCTCAGAGGCCTGCTCACCTTCTCTCACAGCATCATTTATGACCGGCTCTCCTTTGGTGACGTTATCAGGTGTGGCTCTGAACAACATCCGCTCCCTGACTGATGTGTTAGCATCCTCAGGAGACAGACTGCAGTTACCCAGCTCTCTAAAGATGTGTATCTTCTCCTCCAGCAAACTGATAATCTGCTCATCCTTCCTCTGCAGAAGCTCTGGAATCAGGGACAAATGCAAACACATTCAACATGACACGGCACTCCCCACCCACTACAGCACGTTAACTGGAACATCGGCTGCTCACCGCGGATCTCCTTTGCTCTGTTCTCCTGCTGTTTCCGGTCTTCTTCCGTCTCACTTGGGACTCCCTCATCCTTATCTTTCTCCCTGCCAGAACAAAAATGAAGGCCTGGCGTGACATTCAAATACTCTCCGGATTCTGCTTTCAGCTCAGATGAATGCACCACACTGCTCACAACTCTCAAACCTGCACTGCTGGAAACAGAGCAGCTCAAACTCATTTGctagataaaaaatgaaaagcttATTTTAAAGGCCCTACAAGCTCTGCACAGAGGTCTGCCATACGGAAGATTTTATTTCTACTTCTTTTATAGGTTTTAATTCATAGTTTCAGTTATTATTGTCAGTCATTTCATCTGAAACTGCTTTTAATTTGGCGATCTCACTTTAATTTAATCATTATTCtaatgaatcttttttttattcctgcttCACAAACAGTTTTGATGTGTATTAGATTTCTTTACTGgtcaaatgttgttgttttgtttcctaAATGACCTTTTTCGCATTAGTTAGCTGTGCTTGTGCTTAGCTTTGTCTAATGCACCATGCTACATCATGTACAGAGTTTGATGGCAGTGTTATCCACGGGACCTCACACTGTGCAGCACTACTTCTTCCAGCAGGGAAGAAAtaaagttttgcttttttgaaTAGATAATCCACAAAGCGAGCTCCACACTTTGGAAATGGAGCATCTGTAAACGGACTGTCATACTTGTAGTCTTACTCACCCCTACAAGCCACATTAAAGCATACATCCATACTTTACTTTGTGTTTATCCACCTCACACCCACGGCCTCTTAAAATCACCAGTGCAGCTGAGGCGCATGCTccgactgtgggaggaagtcacgcaggcacagggagaacatgcagactAAAAGGCTTCAGCTGGGGTTCAAATGAAAACTTTATTGCTGTGAGGAGACCGTGCTAACCGCTGCATGGTGCTGTGTGCTGAGCACCTTCTACATGtacataaaacatattatttCCTTTGACCCTTCATCTTTGGAACAAATTTCTGCAGTAAGTACTTGAAGTGCATCTGCCagtgatctttgtgtgtgtgtgtgtgtgtgtgtgtgtgtgtgtgtgtgcgcgcattcTCACATGCACTGCATAGCGTCCTGTATAATGGCCATCCATGTGTTGCGCTCCTCCTTGCTGCTGGCCAACACCTCCACCATTTCTGGCTTTTCTGTGCCAGCTGTGATCAGAAACAGACCTGCAGGAGACACGAGGCAATCCTTGATGAAACCATTGTGGTTCGTGCTGACTAAAAGCCAGACTTAATCACACGGTGACTGAAATCCCCAAAAGATGTGAGAGAAGGAAGGAGACTGACCTCGCTCCTCATTTGCCACTTCTCTAACAATGAGTTTGTGTAAGGAGATGACCGTGGAGCGCTGATCCTGGGAACAAAGGCTCCAAATCAAACAGAATCCTTGCCTGGGTACAATCTTATGTATGTGCCGAGTGCCAAACTTACCAATGAGGCAAATACATATTTCTGGTCTTTTTCCTGAAGAAAGACCAGCACATCTGTCAGGAGCATGGCGTGGACGTCTGCAACACACAGAAACGAAGATTACAGCGAGCTCCAGTCTGAATGAATTCACGTCAGGTTTGGTCCAAAGATGCAAATGTGATGAACCTTTGAGTCTTCCCGCAGAGTTTTTCAGCTGCAGCGCTCCATCGTGCAGCAGCTTCCTCCCTCTGATCAGGTCCTCTTTAGCAAACATTTGACCACTCTTCATCCTCATGATGGACTTACTGTCAGTGCGACTGCAGTGAGACATTACAGGTTTACACTCAGGCACATTTAAGAGCACTGCTGTTTCTGCAAGCTAAGCTTACAGAAAAAATCTGATCCACATGCAGAGAGTAAAACACAGGCTGAACATCAGCACCGCTCTGAGCAGTCAGCAAGACTAGACAAGTGGTATATATGTAGAAGGTACAGCCACTGTCATTTGTAAGGTTTCACATATCAGAATGTAATAAAAAGGTCCTTAGCAGCTCTTAAAATGAGGGAAATACCAACAACGCACGACATATTACACCGGGCCATTTTTTATGCAACAGAAAGTAAACCTAATGCAGGAGCAGTGAGTGTGCACGGTCACTGCACCCATGGGAATGAAGAACAGCCTGAGTATCAGTCTGAGTATCAGCTGATGAGCTTCTTCATCATTCAACGCTCATCAGTTGAAATTGTGCAACGTATACTTCAGACGTTGGTTTGGGAGCGTTTGTGGAGTGCTCTGAGCTGGGCAGGGAGGGGACGGTTTGGTGGAATGAACTGCTCTGATGACCTACATCATGTAGGTCATCAGAGCAGCTGATCCAGGAATAGGTAAACTCCATTACTGACACTACTTTGTACCTGTACACCTCCTTCAGGCGCTGTTTCTTCTCCTGCTGGTTGACTTTATTGTCCACAGCCGTAATCAGCTCCTTCACAAGGCGCAGCGCGTCAGAAACCAAGCCGTGCTCCTTATCCGACTCTGTTCAGAGATTCATAAATAGTTTTGGATGAATTATGTGCACAGTTTTTAGGTGACGTTTAAAGAACAATGAAAGATGCGCTTGACTCCGTGGATGCTGGCAAAGGTCTTCATTCTTACCTTTGGTGTGCTGAAGGATCCTCTGGATCAGAACAGGATATTTGGTGATCCTCTGAGTCACCAACAAAATGCACTCTGGGATGCTGAGCCGCCGCACAACACTGCTGCTCATTGTTCTCTGCACACAAAGATACTGAGGTCATGCATAGATCCCAGACAGTGCAGGTGAGGTCCTCTGATGTGCTGCGTGTACAGAGAGCAGCTCTGACCTTGACGAAAGCCTGGAAGCGTTTATCTTTGGCGTGGAGTTCTTTGTACAGACTGACGGCTTCATTGTGGCGACTGCAAAACTTCCCATAAACTTTCGTCATGCGGACGGAGCTGCagcctgaaaactgaatttaagaAGTAGCAAAGGAGAAAGTAAACACAACTCTGCGCTTTCCATAACATGCTGTGAATACTGTAGTTCTTCCATTAACTCAAAAGAACTACAACTTTATGAAAAGATTGCCGTGATCTTTACTGCAGACATTGACACTTCCAAACAACATCCCTGATTTCCAAACAGATATCTTAGAGTTTAACTTAACTAAAAGACAACAGCACACACTCCACATGAGGAGTGTAAGGACCACCAGAAATGGATTTGTTTCAACTTTATTTACCACTGTCACGCATGCATACACCTTCCTCTTCTCACCTGTTTAACTAAGATGTCTCCAATGCTGCAGATTATGAAGTTGTTGCTTTTCTGTCTCTCGGCTgatgcatttctttttctctccaggAGCAATGAGAGGAATTCTGTGTGTACCTCCAAGAGATCGTCCAAAACAGGGAAAATCTAGGGAAATGTTGGACAGACAGGTCGTTATACTGTGTACCCAAGCGTGTCCACGGGTGAAAGTGTTCTTTGATCACCTTGTTCAGAGTTTGAAGATCAAGCTGCAGCTCCTTCTGAAGGCCTTTGTGATACACTTCCGACATAATCTTCAGAGTCCTCACATGGTGAACCTCTGTCTGGTACAGCTCTGTGCAGAGAAAACACTCTTATCTCCATGTTTGGCCCCGACAGCAGTCTGTCGCTCCCAACTGAGTCACAGCACAGTTTACCATAAATGACATCTTGTCTCTTCACTTCATCTTTCTTCAGGGACTTCAAGAACTTCTTATCCACCATGCCACTCCAAGAATCAGCTTCCAGATCtttaatgtcattttcaaaCTCCATCAGCTGGGTGTCAATGATCTCAgtacctacacacacacacacacacacacacacacacataaacacatacacacacacagagctcaaaCCATCATTCTTTGAAtctaaactgtgtgtgtgtgtgtatgtgtgtgtgtgttgtacctTCATCAGTGAGAGACTCAGTTGAAGCGTTGACTTTGCTCCCCTGATTGAGAGAGTCGGTGGACTGGGACAGCACTTTGAGGCGTTTGAGTGCAGCATCGTCTAACCTGAAGGAACAAAACTATGAAGATGAGTAGGATTTTAATGGCTTTGCTTTCTACATACATCACATAGTCGCAAGAACAATATGACACCTTTGGAGCTGCCAACAAATCTAGTGACAAGAATAGAAAAACCCGTCTTCACGTCTGTGAGGAGCACACCGAGTGACAGCATCTGTGCTCAGTGCTGAGACAGTCACTTGTTCAGGTGTGCACACGTGACGTTTAGAGCTAACTGGGAATTTTCAGAAGTTAATTAGTCGTAATGTCTCACGATGGTATGTTGCTACTGGAGATGCTCTTAGCCAGGTTGCTGTGAGGGCTGAAGGTTCTGCGGCTTCTTCTCGGAGACAGCATAGGAAAGTGGTCGTCGGGCATGGTTACTGTTGACCAACGTGACGATGAGGACCTTGACGAAAGTGATGATGTAGAAGATGTAGCTAGATAGAAATatatcaaaacagaaaatggatTTGATTATTTGCTCATGAAATGCAGCGAACTGGTTATTTTGTAGTCACACTTCCAGAAGCTCTCCATCAACACGTCACCGACATGAGCTAACTGACTCTGTGCTCCATTCTTCACTACCACCCCTCCCTGTTAACCGCTGCTGTAGTCATGTAAATGTACAGGTATAGAGaatatattctttttttacAATCTTTATATGTAAAATGCAGCAAAGACATGAAGCAGATAAATATCTGGAGCTAATTTCAAGTGTTGAAGATGCATTTGACATCTTCAGTGGAACTCTCAATATGCTGCTGGGCTATCAGAAGCTCTGTCTACCAATCGAAAGCAGCTCCCTCTCTCTGCGGTGTGCTCCGTCTGCTCAGGTCTGAGCACAAGCTTCATCGAACTAAAGCTCCTTTAGAAATGCTGCATCGCTACCTCCCAGTGTCCTTATTTGACTTGCTCTTTTACAAACTCAGTAAAAAGTCAAAGATGCCACACTCAGATACAATCACAAGCTTGTTCTGTGTTTGTGCCACTAAAAGCCATCACTGTAACGCTGGCTTTGGAGTAACAGCTGGATCTTTTTTCTACCCTGACAGAAGAACAGCACTGATTTGAAGTCAGGAATTTGTCTTCAAGTACATGTGTACATTAATGTTGTGTTTCACTTTGCAGTGTGGACAGTGTGCGTTCGAGCGGGACCTACAGAACGTGGAAACCTCCCTTCTATTGCTAATGGGCTACTGCTGATCAGGTGGGTGGTGGAATAGGTTCAAACTCAGCAGCTTTCTTAGTAACACAGctttgcagttattttaaaGCACCTATAACTAAATGAATGATTTGAgacccacagctttattttaatGGTCACTAATCTGAGAGAAACTGGGAATTTTTAGACGGACTGATATAAAGGATTCTTTGAAAGTGTCTGTCTTTAGCTTTAGTTGATTCgctctcctctgtctcctctgtAAAGTTCTCCATGTGTTCTTACTTTTACTCCTCGTGTTAACAGACGACCCAGGAACGCCTTCTGGCACCGCTGCTTGCTGCTGGAGACAAACACGACAGGTTAAACTTAAAGAAGACTTGTAAAAAACATTTATGATGGATTCTGACCTCACCTATGACTTGAGCATAAACCTAACTTTAGTGTTATCTCCGAGATCAGTCATAAATTTGAACAAGTCATAGCTCATCTACAGTTATTCCTGATGGTAACACATTCATCATGAGTCAGTGTACTATACCTacctttgttttgttctttgcaCAGACAGACGGGCCCTCTGTGGATCTGTCACTGACCAGGACCCCACAGTCTGCAGGCAGCACGGAAACAGCTATGTTAGTGTATTCACCCCCacccacactcacacacacacacacacacacacacacacacacacacacactcacactcacacacacagggtgCCACATTCATCTCACATACGTTAATAGTCTTACTGACCACTCACAGCACTTTAGAGTGCAGGCCACATACATTTATGCAGTGCTTTATTCTTACAGCTGTCATCAGGAGCTACAGTGGCTCATCTCTGCATCAGGGCCGCAGCGTTTCTGACACACATGCTATATTTCACTTCATAGCTGGATGCACTCCATCATCAGGATGTGGTGGGTTCATCAAGGAGGAGCCTCATCATCAGCATCATTCTGTTAGGGTGTCTGAGTGCAGCTGGAGCCTCTAAGCACCGTGCTTCCTTTCCTTGGTCCTCGGAAATTCTCCTTAACACTTTTCCTTAACCTCATGACCTTCTCCATCAAGGTCACCGTGAAGTGGAACAGGAGGTTTTGGACTATTCAGCTATAGCCTGGATATTTCCGTCTCTTCAATACTACAACATCCTTTGACGCTCTTCTCTTCTGCGTGCACAGGCAAAGAATCCAGAAGGCAGTGACTGCTGCCATGGATTCAGTCCGGCTCACAGAAAGAAGAAATACCAGCGCTGGCCTCAGCCCAGGCAGATACACCTATAGTATCAATGTCAAAGTCATACCTTGCCTCGTTTTGAAGtgatcacattcacacacttgtGCATCCATGCCGTCCGCCCACTTACAACAGTACTCCATCAGCCTTTTATGGCTGACGATTGAAAAACTAAACCCATAAAGAAACAAGCATCAAAGCATCCCCTAGAGAAACTGGCAGGTTCTGTCCCCAGATTGAGCCGCCTCCTCTGGACTGTCCCGCTCAGCTTTAACCTTTTCTTTTGCTCAGTTTTCCAGCTTCTTTGTACCTGCAACACCTTCCATCATTTTACCCTGAGTGTTTTCCTTCAGTTTGAGGCTTCAAGTCTGCAACTCCACAAATACATCAGTGTCCAGTCAGCTCTGTCTGTAAAGGCTGGGGTACTAAAGAAGTCTGCTGGTTTTGTTCCTGTTATTAAAGGCCAAACAAGTACAGAGTGGATCCTACCAACACGTCTGCGTTGGTAGGATCACAGCAAGCCCAGCAGCTGTGTGGACTGTGGGTGAAAAACCACACAGACAGAGGAGGACCAAGCACAAGCCACACAGAACCCTGTTGCTGTCTGATGACTGCCCAGACTATTAACCACTACTAATCACGACTGACCACTTCTatttaaacaattacagcatTATTACACAGAGCAGTATGATGGTGTTATCGAAGGTGTGAAAATGCATGGAGATAACGGAAGTACAGAGAAGAGGAAGTGGTGATCCCAGACTGGAGGTGGAATAAAAAGCAGGAAGGAAAGAGCAGAAATGCAGCAGGAGAGTAAGAGAGCTGGCACGTGTCAGAAAGACAGCGCTACGAGGGTCTTACTGTTGCAGGAGAACGTTTCCTTATTGCACAGGagtctgctgctgtgctgacacAGCGTGGAGCTGGGGGGGCACAGGGGGGCCTTTTCTCGTGCTTTGCTCTCTTGCTTAccctccccctcctctcctTGTCCTGAAAACAGCAAAGACACCAACACACTTTAAAACCTGAAAATTCTCATTCCTTTGAATTGAGATAGTGCACTGTTCATTTCTGCATGccaccacccacacacacacacacacccacacccacacacttcCTCTTTTGTTGTCTGTCTGGTTGTTTTGCAGAATTTTGTCCGTCTTGATGAAGCCACTATTTTACCATAACATATATGATGGCAttagataaaaataaatctttttctGAGATGTATGATGTCACACTTCGTTCCTGTTTTTGGCTTTAGATTTCCTTTGACGGTTTCAGCAGGGTGTTGTATTGTTACGTCTCAGTTTTACTGcagttattcatttatttgaatatttggtttcacttcaactttatttaaattcagttcCCTCTTTGGTTCTTTGGGTAGGGGGTCTGCTGCATACGAGAAATGCACCAGTTCACATTAAACTCGTCTGAACTCAGACTAATTACCTCTAACAAATGCCAACTTGGCCACTGTGTCCACACTGATATTTGGCATACAACCTGTATCATCCTGTGATAAAAGGCAAACACAGCACATCAAAAAACATGTTACTATTCCATTTTTTTCATGGAATAATAAAAATATCTCAGTTTAAACACTTGATATGTTTTCTGtcttctattgtgaataaaacatGACTTTATGAGATTTGTAAGATTTGTAAGTCATTATACTGCgtatttatttccattttacacagcatcccacgCACCGCTTTCATGTGTAGACCTGTAACTGCAAAGCTCTGCAGTGAACCACAAACTATTGTCACACTGACTTCACCGCAGTAGCCCACAGGCAGCTGCAGCAGGGTCAGCCTGACTGTGCTTGTATGACTTACAAGCCACAGATCATCTGAGAAGAGAGCCAAATTACTATAGTCCGGATGTCCAAAGCACCCAGACTATAGTAGTATCTGATGTATTTTTGCTAACCATGAGAAAAAGTCCAGTCCACTCACAAACAGAACATCAAATATTCCAGATATATTTGAGTCAGTTTGTATGCATCCCTAGTCACAGAGTACACAACTTATACACACATGGCTGTGTGCAGTCCAGCATGCAGTGAGACAGTGAAGACTCTGTACAGGTGGACTCATGGTGGAAAAGTTCacttaaagaagaaagagagccAGAATGGAGATCTTTGTgacttgaaaaaaaagaaactatcaAAAAGCCTGCATGAAGAACAGACAGTTGGTTTCACTTCAATACAAACTAGTTCTTTGTCTTTAATGACATCTGTGTTCTCTGCAGCAGCCCACAGAATTTTGACACTTCCCCCTGTGACAGATACAACATGCAGACAGTCTGCAGCGCTATGCTGAACTGCCCGCAAACAAACAGTCTGGCAGCTACAACTGCGAGCAGTTACAATGGACTGCTGCTTTTATAACTCTGTTCTACTTTATATATCACCCATTCACTTTTTCCACCGATTAATCACATTTGGACCAGAGAACAACATGGGGTCAGTATCctgcccaaggacacttcaTCCTGCAGAATGGaggagccagggctcgaaccacCATCCGTCCGATTAGCAGATAACCTGCTTAAcatcctgagctacagccaccaaaGTTTGGAATGCTGTGTTTTAAAAGCTTCATCACCcaaaaacacagtgaacacagtcAAATGTTCACCTGTGCTGAATACACCTGACAAAGTATGGGAAAATTCATTATTTCAATACatttgcaaaaataaagaatataaCTGAAATACCCTGATCTTTATCAGCCAGccacacacatggacacatcAGCGTTAAATCTCTACAGTCATCTCCAAACATACGTCAGAGTGtcagaaaagaagaagtggctgCATCACATCCTGTGAGACTCTGTAAACATTTCTCACCTTGACTCTCTTGCTCATCTTGTTGCGGAGGTAGCTGAATCTCCGACCAATTTTAGGTCCTCCTTTTCCCTCAGTTTCGCTCTGCAGGGGACCTGGCTCATCCTCTGAAATACTGAACAACACAAAGGGAACTTTCAAAGGCACTATGCTTATTTCTATTTATATCAGCAAATGTTTTCCTGTTCTCTCAAATAAATGATACCCATTAACATTACCATCATGGGCCTGAAGAAACAGAATAACAAACTCAAATTAAAAACCCAACAGGATCAGCGTGCCATGCACTCAGTTACATGCAGCCTGTGCTGCATCTCTTCATTATGATGTGCTTTAAAAgtgaagcagagaaaaaagaTTTATTAGCTTCTTTTCCTACCTGGATGCCAGTGACCCAGAGTGACTGCAGAATGAGTTCACACCTGCATGAGGCAAAGACGACAATCATCATTTGATCAGGACAACACAGCCGTAATCTGAGCTGCACAGCAATGTCGTCAAAGCCACAGTTACAAAGAAAAGCCTGCTTTTAGTAATTGGTTGGCACGACAACAAAAGTGATGACTGATGAACTCCATTGCACTTCTAACTCTAATAAAATGACTAAACACAAAGTTAACCAAAGACATTGGAAGATGTGCTGAGTCCGTACTAGTGCCGTGCTCTGTATCACTGGCAAGACTACCGTAAGAAA from the Oreochromis niloticus isolate F11D_XX linkage group LG7, O_niloticus_UMD_NMBU, whole genome shotgun sequence genome contains:
- the akap13 gene encoding A-kinase anchor protein 13 isoform X3, encoding MPDDHFPMLSPRRSRRTFSPHSNLAKSISSSNIPSLDDAALKRLKVLSQSTDSLNQGSKVNASTESLTDEGTEIIDTQLMEFENDIKDLEADSWSGMVDKKFLKSLKKDEVKRQDVIYELYQTEVHHVRTLKIMSEVYHKGLQKELQLDLQTLNKIFPVLDDLLEVHTEFLSLLLERKRNASAERQKSNNFIICSIGDILVKQFSGCSSVRMTKVYGKFCSRHNEAVSLYKELHAKDKRFQAFVKRTMSSSVVRRLSIPECILLVTQRITKYPVLIQRILQHTKESDKEHGLVSDALRLVKELITAVDNKVNQQEKKQRLKEVYSRTDSKSIMRMKSGQMFAKEDLIRGRKLLHDGALQLKNSAGRLKDVHAMLLTDVLVFLQEKDQKYVFASLDQRSTVISLHKLIVREVANEERGLFLITAGTEKPEMVEVLASSKEERNTWMAIIQDAMQCMEKDKDEGVPSETEEDRKQQENRAKEIRELLQRKDEQIISLLEEKIHIFRELGNCSLSPEDANTSVRERMLFRATPDNVTKGEPVINDAVREVEALHALVSGGFGAAACGPGGLTGGAVGPVCLPRRAETFGGFDSHQMNSSKNGEKEEGEESVDLRRTESDSVLKKGATASLQTLLKRNNEQLQRSVTRLHELLISLQAVVIQQDSFIEDQRQALNSQLSTTSSRQSISSSSSCSSLSSLTTSRPSSLIEQEKHRSLERQRQEVASLQKQQAAHQEEKRKREREWELKERALADREERLGEEEEQTRRRCQELTEEMQMLQRSKEEYQRDVEWLKEAQRRLDRDEEALRRDDQKVDAKREQSEELQRYQRTPSTNSDDSLRFHSTGSLDLDLKEAAEQAKEVELSSSAPTKEPFLRIGSKRMSKNFNPFSSKAQGAEKESQLPSRLLQLTKSKEKKEKKKKGKGGKDAQTENKGAVMLDSPNESDFFI
- the akap13 gene encoding A-kinase anchor protein 13 isoform X4 — its product is MPDDHFPMLSPRRSRRTFSPHSNLAKSISSSNIPSLDDAALKRLKVLSQSTDSLNQGSKVNASTESLTDEGTEIIDTQLMEFENDIKDLEADSWSGMVDKKFLKSLKKDEVKRQDVIYELYQTEVHHVRTLKIMSEVYHKGLQKELQLDLQTLNKIFPVLDDLLEVHTEFLSLLLERKRNASAERQKSNNFIICSIGDILVKQFSGCSSVRMTKVYGKFCSRHNEAVSLYKELHAKDKRFQAFVKRTMSSSVVRRLSIPECILLVTQRITKYPVLIQRILQHTKESDKEHGLVSDALRLVKELITAVDNKVNQQEKKQRLKEVYSRTDSKSIMRMKSGQMFAKEDLIRGRKLLHDGALQLKNSAGRLKDVHAMLLTDVLVFLQEKDQKYVFASLDQRSTVISLHKLIVREVANEERGLFLITAGTEKPEMVEVLASSKEERNTWMAIIQDAMQCMEKDKDEGVPSETEEDRKQQENRAKEIRELLQRKDEQIISLLEEKIHIFRELGNCSLSPEDANTSVRERMLFRATPDNVTKGEPVINDAVREVEALHALVSGGFGAAACGPGGLTGGAVGPVCLPRRAETFGGFDSHQMNSSKNGEKEEGEESVDLRRTESDSVLKKGATASLQTLLKRNNELQRSVTRLHELLISLQAVVIQQDSFIEDQRQALNSQLSTTSSRQSISSSSSCSSLSSLTTSRPSSLIEQEKHRSLERQRQEVASLQKQQAAHQEEKRKREREWELKERALADREERLGEEEEQTRRRCQELTEEMQMLQRSKEEYQRDVEWLKEAQRRLDRDEEALRRDDQKVDAKREQSEELQRYQRTPSTNSDDSLRFHSTGSLDLDLKEAAEQAKEVELSSSAPTKEPFLRIGSKRMSKNFNPFSSKAQGAEKESQLPSRLLQLTKSKEKKEKKKKGKGGKDAQTENKGAVMLDSPNESDFFI